A stretch of the Streptomyces ortus genome encodes the following:
- a CDS encoding aminotransferase class V-fold PLP-dependent enzyme, with protein sequence MESTSLGHGTVEHGSVAHPGLDIEALRQDTPGTAHRTHLNNAGAGLLSRRTLTTMTTHLELEADIGGYEAARQEQDRIDATRTDIARLVGGQPDEIALFDNSTHAWNAAFYSMTFAPGDRILTGRAEYGSSVLAYLQTARRSGAEIVVVPDDKYGRLDTEALAALIDERTRLIGVTHIPTSGGLVNPAHEIGRIARAAGVPFLLDATQSVGQFPLDVTRIGCDMLSATGRKFLRGPRGTGFLWVRREALDHLDPFVSDIEAATWDGERSFTWHSGARRFETWEASYANVLGLGAAVRQALDLGMDLIGERAMALGTYLREALEALPGVSTYDLGRVRCAIVTAKVDAVPTADVAAALARQGINVSTTVPEHTQFDTEVRDVHPLVRLSPHYYNTRAELDRAVAAFAELARTAG encoded by the coding sequence ATGGAATCCACCAGCCTTGGACACGGCACCGTGGAACACGGCAGCGTGGCACACCCCGGCCTGGACATCGAGGCGCTCCGTCAAGACACCCCGGGTACCGCACACCGGACGCACCTCAACAACGCCGGAGCCGGACTGCTCTCGCGGCGGACCCTCACGACGATGACCACCCATCTGGAGCTGGAGGCGGACATCGGCGGATACGAGGCCGCCCGCCAGGAACAGGACCGCATCGACGCCACCCGCACGGACATCGCCCGGTTGGTGGGCGGGCAGCCCGACGAGATCGCGCTCTTCGACAACTCCACGCACGCGTGGAACGCCGCCTTCTACTCGATGACCTTCGCGCCGGGCGACCGCATCCTGACCGGCCGGGCCGAGTACGGCAGCAGCGTGCTGGCCTATCTGCAGACCGCCCGGCGTTCCGGCGCGGAGATCGTGGTGGTCCCCGACGACAAGTACGGCCGGCTCGACACCGAGGCGCTGGCCGCACTGATCGACGAGCGCACCAGGCTCATCGGTGTCACCCACATCCCCACCAGCGGCGGCCTGGTCAACCCCGCGCACGAGATCGGCCGGATCGCGCGAGCCGCCGGCGTGCCGTTCCTGCTCGACGCCACCCAGTCCGTGGGGCAGTTCCCCCTCGACGTCACCCGGATCGGCTGCGACATGCTCAGCGCCACCGGCCGCAAGTTCCTGCGGGGCCCGCGCGGCACCGGCTTCCTGTGGGTGCGCCGCGAGGCCCTCGACCACCTCGACCCGTTCGTCAGCGACATCGAGGCAGCGACCTGGGACGGCGAACGGAGCTTCACCTGGCACTCCGGCGCACGGCGCTTCGAGACCTGGGAGGCGAGCTACGCCAACGTCCTGGGCCTGGGCGCGGCCGTCCGTCAGGCCCTGGACCTGGGCATGGACCTGATCGGGGAGCGGGCCATGGCCCTCGGCACGTATCTGCGCGAAGCCCTGGAGGCCCTGCCCGGCGTCAGCACGTACGACCTCGGGCGGGTCCGGTGCGCCATCGTCACCGCGAAGGTGGACGCCGTACCCACCGCGGACGTCGCCGCGGCGCTCGCGCGGCAGGGGATCAACGTCAGCACGACCGTCCCCGAACACACCCAGTTCGACACGGAGGTGCGGGACGTCCACCCCCTGGTACGCCTCTCACCGCACTACTACAACACCCGTGCCGAACTGGACCGGGCCGTGGCGGCTTTCGCCGAACTCGCGCGCACGGCCGGCTGA